From a single Paramormyrops kingsleyae isolate MSU_618 chromosome 14, PKINGS_0.4, whole genome shotgun sequence genomic region:
- the qkia gene encoding protein quaking-A isoform X1, with protein sequence MPSAAASCPLQEAVFMLSAAASCPVQEAVFMLSAAASCPLQEAVFMLSAAASCPVQEAVFMPSAAASCPLQEAVFMLSAAASCPVQEAVFMPSAAASCPLQEAVFMPSASCPLQEAVFMLSAAASCPLQEAVFMLSAAASCPVQEAVFMLSAAASCPLQEAVFMPSAAASCPLQEAVFMLSAAASCPLQEAVFMPSAAASCPLQEAVFMPSVSCPLQEAVFMLSAAASCPVQEAVFMLSAAASCPLQEAVFMLSAAASCPVQEAVFMLSAAASCPLQEAVFMPSAAASCPLQEAVFMLSAAASCPLQEAVFMPSAAASCPLQEAVFMLSAAASCPVQEAVFMPSAAASCPLQEAVFMPSASCPLQEAVFMPSAAASCPLQEAVFMLSAAASCPVQEAVFMLSAAASCPVQEAVFMPSASCPLQEAVFMLSAAASCPVQEAVFMLSAAASCPVQKQVQCGFFHMPASFGPRCLPAGRGPNNLACSAFAQNSTRIIWHTHVCYYICKHMCTYVTRACVVFHFIISSSFS encoded by the coding sequence ATGCCGTCTGCGGCTGCGTCCTGCCCATTACAGGAGGCAGTGTTCATGCTGTCTGCGGCTGCATCCTGCCCAGTGCAGGAGGCAGTGTTCATGCTGTCTGCGGCTGCGTCCTGCCCATTACAGGAGGCAGTGTTCATGCTGTCTGCGGCTGCGTCCTGCCCAGTGCAGGAGGCAGTGTTCATGCCGTCTGCGGCTGCGTCCTGCCCATTACAGGAGGCAGTGTTCATGCTGTCTGCGGCTGCATCCTGCCCAGTGCAGGAGGCAGTGTTCATGCCGTCTGCGGCTGCGTCCTGCCCATTACAGGAGGCAGTGTTCATGCCGTCTGCGTCCTGCCCATTACAGGAGGCAGTGTTCATGCTGTCTGCGGCTGCGTCCTGCCCATTACAGGAGGCAGTGTTCATGCTGTCTGCGGCTGCGTCCTGCCCAGTGCAGGAGGCAGTGTTCATGCTGTCTGCGGCTGCGTCCTGCCCATTACAGGAGGCAGTGTTCATGCCGTCTGCGGCTGCGTCCTGCCCATTACAGGAGGCAGTGTTCATGCTGTCTGCGGCTGCGTCCTGCCCATTACAGGAGGCAGTGTTCATGCCGTCTGCGGCTGCGTCCTGCCCATTACAGGAGGCAGTGTTCATGCCGTCTGTGTCCTGCCCATTACAGGAGGCAGTGTTCATGCTGTCTGCGGCTGCGTCCTGCCCAGTGCAGGAGGCAGTGTTCATGCTGTCTGCGGCTGCGTCCTGCCCATTACAGGAGGCAGTGTTCATGCTGTCTGCGGCTGCGTCCTGCCCAGTGCAGGAGGCAGTGTTCATGCTGTCTGCGGCTGCGTCCTGCCCATTACAGGAGGCAGTGTTCATGCCGTCTGCGGCTGCGTCCTGCCCATTACAGGAGGCAGTGTTCATGCTGTCTGCGGCTGCGTCCTGCCCATTACAGGAGGCAGTGTTCATGCCGTCTGCGGCTGCGTCCTGCCCATTACAGGAGGCAGTGTTCATGCTGTCTGCGGCTGCATCCTGCCCAGTGCAGGAGGCAGTGTTCATGCCGTCTGCGGCTGCATCCTGCCCATTACAGGAGGCAGTGTTCATGCCGTCTGCGTCCTGCCCATTACAGGAGGCAGTGTTCATGCCGTCTGCGGCTGCGTCCTGCCCATTACAGGAGGCAGTGTTCATGCTGTCTGCGGCTGCATCCTGCCCAGTGCAGGAGGCAGTGTTCATGCTGTCTGCGGCTGCGTCCTGCCCAGTGCAGGAGGCAGTGTTCATGCCGTCTGCGTCCTGCCCATTACAGGAGGCAGTGTTCATGCTGTCTGCGGCTGCGTCCTGCCCAGTGCAGGAGGCAGTGTTCATGCTGTCTGCGGCTGCGTCCTGCCCAGTACAGAAGCAGGTGCAATGCGGCTTCTTTCACATGCCAGCCTCTTTTGGACCACGGTGCCTCCCGGCAGGAAGGGGTCCCAATAATCTGGCCTGCAGTGCCTTTGCTCAAAATAGTACAAGGATTATATGGCACACGCACGTGTGTTATTACATATGTAAGCATATGTGCACATATGTGACACGTGCGTGTGTCGTCTTTCACTTTATCATCAGCAGTAGCTTTTCATAA